The segment aggtgtggtttgtcccatctacaaaaagggcgatcggctagatttcTGTAATAACCGCGACATCACGCTAGTCAACcttgcctacaaggtactctttcAGATTTTCTTACGTCATCTATCTCCaacagcaagagaattcgtacgGTTGTGTTAGGCAGGTTTTATAGGGGCCACGTTACTACAGATCAAATTTTCGCTCTCGGACAAATCCTCCaggaatgtcgggagtacaacttgtccACGCTTCATATTATCGCGGATTATGATATGCGTGCTTCATATTATCgcgggcagcatatgatacataCGTAGAGTGGcgtagacgtatgaaccacAGATGACGgcattacttggagagattctcgtcgtacacctgacgaaagttgggagactacggtgggccggccacgtcgcaaggatgtcggacgagtgtgcagtgaaatctgtttttCTCAAGAATCCCACGGTACCATGCACCCAACGGGgcggggctcaacgtgctagatggctcgaccaggttgaagccgacttgcgtgtgtcgagacgctcaacgaattggcgacgagtagcccaggactgagTACAGTAGACAGGAATTCTTGATAGGACAAGAGTCACCTCGGCTCTATGCTGGTAGAAATAAGAAATAGGATATGAAATTCTGAAAGTCTTTCAATATGGTATTAGGTTTGTATTGGTATACCACCATCAGTGATATTAAAAAAGTTTTACTCATCAAATTCTAACTTgcaatatttgggaaatttTAGCTTTGTGTAAAGTGCATTGAGCAACACATTTTTCTTAGCTAAACTGGGACATAATCTTTGGGAATGAAAATAACAAGAGATTGGTTCATtcttacaaaatttcaaatgcaatgttGAAAACCGAGTTAACGTCTTCAAATTTTGCATATAGATGTCCTGAAACAAAAAAGGCATTGTGTTGAAAAGTATATCATTTCGACACCCAATCCCCGTACCTTACCCTCAAAATGTCTTATTGCTAGAAACGTCAAAATCATCCGCTACTGTTGTGCATTTAACCCAAAGGTAAAttcatctttttctaactcACAGATATACTGTCTGCTCTGCGTGATATCACAGTATCAGGAATACAGAGCGGGTCGAGGCGCAGCGGAGAATTGCTCTTTCACCAATGTAAGTATATTTAGCTTGTATTATTTTACTAATCAGCGGAAGATTCCTGTGGGGATTTTCCGTCACGGGCAAAAGCATTGTATCGTTTTGATATGAGGTATTTTTTAACAGCGTTTACTGAAAGAAGtcagtaaaaatgtttaaatttaGCAATACAATCAATACTCTATTTGCAATTCAAATGATGCTTAGATAGATTTTgcataatccaaaaataaattaaattaaaatctgtgaaaatttacaaaatatagaaATATAATTAGTCAATATCCTTTAGCCTGTATAGCCTAAAGGCAAATCCTGTGATAACTTAAAGACAAATTAAATCTTAAACACTAtctgttttttattatttcacaTTGCTTAATAGACCAGAGCCCCTTCCTACAAATCTGAAAGAATAAAAAGgttgtatttttcaacattttttcaaCCCTACCAGGAGAATGCAAAACGTTCAGACGAGCAGGCATTCCAATTATTATCCATTTATGCTAATTGTTTGTAATAATTACCCATTTGCGGCAATGATTTTactctttcatttttattgttgCTGGGTTCCACGTTGATTGTACTCTTCCACTTTTATTGTTGCTCTGTTTATCTTCACAGTCTCTCAACATTCAGTATAGTCCGCCGGCAGCCACTTGTCTACCCCAGGGGAAATCCATCCGGAGTCCGGTAATGTGTCCCCACACAAACTGTACTCTAATACCGGAAGAAACCCAAACGAATGGTGCGATTCATGGAAGTAAGTAGTAAACGTAACAGTAGTGCACAATTTATCACCAGTTAGACAACGTTTAACGACCGTTTAGGTGGGAGTAACGGTCGTAAAGGAAACACTACATACGTTGATTCCAAACATTGCGATATCGACTGTATGAACGTCAATCTAGACCCTCAGAAAAcgattgtcatattttgttAGACGTATATAAGAATTACACAATAATTTTGTGCAGAATGCTTCACCATTCAGAAAAGGACGAGTTTTATCCCAAAATATTCTGAAGCCTTCTACACAAATATATAAGTCTACACTTgacatacttttatgtttcacaTACGCCCCAACGCAGAGTGTTATTACTTGGATTATTTTCAATCTGTCGtatcgactgtttttttttctcgtcctATAGCGATGCCGGTTCCACCCCCATTAAATTCACCCTCGGACTTTTGCCGGCAAAACTCACTGCTGCTGAAGAAGCAGGTCAAATTCCACCACGGCGAGAAAACGAAAGTGTGCTGTAGTGGAGTCATTCATCCGGAAAATATTCTCCCCAATGAGGCCTGCAGGAGAGGCAACGGTCACATGTTGCCGATAGAGACACTTCCCGGTATGTGCTTTTTTTCTCGCATGACTACGAAAGCCTGTTTCTGTCAGTCGATTAAAGGTTCACTTCATTCGAGATACGGTCGTTGAAGAACTGTAGTGAATTTGCTATTTTTATTGTACAAGAACGTTTACTCTGAATAAACCGAATGAAATTATGATTTTATACTATTAGAAGGATACAGTTTGACCAATAAACAAGAGTATGCATTTATAATTTGGTCGTTCGTTTGTCCAGATATACACTAAGAGATATATCAAATCAATCTCAAATATTCAAtacaattttaattcatttaaaTCATTAGTTAACTTGAAATGAATCACTTTTCAACGGGTTTTGTTCAAAGCAAGATTTTCGACAATATTATTCACACCAGATTAACATAATCCTGTTTAcacatttctatttttattttctattgtaGAATACGGCGAGGAAGTGCGAAGCTGGAAGGAACGGAAGACAGCGAAACACTATAATCCTCATGGAAAGTAAGAGGAATGACTTCTGGTAGCGTTTGAGATAATAGGATCGTAACGTAATTCATGTGACTTCTCAGCACGAGAAATTTTAATCACACTGGCCTGTGTATTCTGCAGAATACAGCGACGGAAAGAACACATTTATCTTTGGATCGCACTAATCCGCAAAACGAATTTTCTCGTCCCTCAAACACAAGTTCATGCCAGTTAAGGTACTTCCTGGCATTTTTTCTCAAACAAGGGGGGtttcatcaaaaatgtaacCGAACTACATCCTGGTCTAGTAACTGCCACTATTGATATatcaaaactttttccaaatactACGCTCTGCTACTTTATAAAACACAATATAAAATTATTCCTATAGCAGCATATAATACATCTTTCAATCATAATTTTACTTTCTCTTCTTATCACCCATCCCATTGTTTAACCTTGATCAAGGCGAGAAATTTGATTGCCAATTAAGATTACCACTAATTAagcatagaaaatataaaggaagGCCATCACTATTCAGCCAACAAAAGGGCGAAGATGCGGGTGAGCGCATTTTTTAGCTAGCATTGCAGACTTAGAGTACTCAATCAGACTCACAATTAGCAGAGCAACCGTGTATGCCAATTAACGTTCTATTTAAGTACATGGCTTTGAACTATGTAAAGTGCATTTAATCGAACAACATCATGTAACCATGCTAGAGCGACAGATTTTTCTTTTGCAAATTGGCAGTATTCTATGAACCGAATATCATCACAGACATTCGAATTTCGCATTGTTTTTGTAAAGCCTAACGTCCACTCAAAAATAGCAATGTTTGTATTATACTCAAGTCAGTTTTATTGCTATTGTTTAGGTTTTGTATAGAACAAGTTAGCAAATATGTTTCCATGGTGCAAAAATAGCATAATTACATTTGTGTATGACACTGCGACCTTTGATTGTTTTATGGTTGTAATGTTTGACTAGTCATTTCTTCCAAAAAGGTATTTTATAATAAAAGATTAATATTACCTGGGATCAGGTAAAGTTTCTTAACTCTTAATATTGGatcaattatgaaacaaagagGGATCAggtattgaatatcaaaatattcaGATAACATTACGAAAGCGATTAAA is part of the Sabethes cyaneus chromosome 2, idSabCyanKW18_F2, whole genome shotgun sequence genome and harbors:
- the LOC128738822 gene encoding uncharacterized protein LOC128738822; translation: MAILHSCCLWRTVRKGSYASVIYTFFYFGISCITLSVFVHDERKFLKGEVDKPSGESFLEKESISTVTVIFNMLLLVFASLGVVSSLLVVVGLRMDNRAFLVPWIIVMIADLLVECAHFIYLIVIQTLRFEPVTAMLFTIDFFIMCLNIYCLLCVISQYQEYRAGRGAAENCSFTNSLNIQYSPPAATCLPQGKSIRSPVMCPHTNCTLIPEETQTNGAIHGTMPVPPPLNSPSDFCRQNSLLLKKQVKFHHGEKTKVCCSGVIHPENILPNEACRRGNGHMLPIETLPEYGEEVRSWKERKTAKHYNPHGK